From the Prunus dulcis chromosome 4, ALMONDv2, whole genome shotgun sequence genome, one window contains:
- the LOC117623994 gene encoding double-strand break repair protein MRE11 isoform X3: protein MSDLSREDFSNTLRILVATDCHLGYMEKDEIRRHDSFQAFDEICSIAEQKNVDFVLLGGDLFHENKPSRSTLVKAIEILRRHCMSDQPVQFQVVSDQTVNFANTFGHVNYEDPHFNVGLPVFSIHGNHDDPAGVDNLSAVDILSACNLVNYFGKMVLGGSGVGQITVYPILMRKGATAVALYGLGNIRDERLNRMFQTPHAVQWMRPESQEGLQVSDWFNILVLHQNRVKTNPKNAINEHFLPRFLDFVVWGHEHECLVDPQEVPGMGFHITQPGSSVATSLIDGESKPKHVLLLEIKGNQYRPTKIPLTSVRPFEYTEIVLKDEPEIDPNDQNSILEHLDKVVHSLIEKCRKNVVSQSRLQLPLVRIKVDYSGFMTINPQRFGQKYVGKVANPQDILIFSKASTKGRSEAKIDDSERLRPEELNQQNIEALVAEHNLKMEILPVNDLDVALHNFVSKDDKMAFYSCLKYNLEETRNKISKDPDTVTFKEQDLVLKVGECLQERVKERSTHSKNNSPFTSTAPSWEDFRSTSAAGTASAVSFSDDEDTTQMTGLKSTSRGRKGPSKPSSSEVGKGKTSTRGRGRGRGRGRGSSNLKQTTLDASLGFRQSQRSASVAATAAVRSIADDGDDVDSPSSEESGKFGNDEVDNSSENDESLQSRGRKRAAPRGRGRGSTQPSKRGKKSDNSAINRMFMNKDDEDDDDEDLTKRINKPLPRVTRNYGNLRR, encoded by the exons ATGAGTGACTTATCAAG GGAGGATTTTAGTAATACACTTCGAATACTTGTTGCTACGGATTGTCATCTGGGCTATATGGAGAAGGATGAAATACGGCGGCATGATTCTTTCCAGGCATTTGATGAGATATGCTCAATAGCAGAACAAAAGAAT GTGGATTTTGTGCTTCTCGGTGGTGATTTGTTCCATGAGAATAAGCCCTCAAGGTCAACTCTAGTTAAGGCCATTGAGATTCTTCGCCGTCATTGCATGAGTGATCAGCCAGTGCAGTTCCAAGTTGTTAGCGACCAGACTGTGAATTTTGCAAATAC ATTTGGCCATGTAAATTATGAAGATCCTCACTTCAATGTTGGCTTGCCAGTGTTTAGTATTCATGGAAATCATGACGATCCTGCTGGAGTG GATAATCTCTCCGCTGTTGATATTCTCTCAGCTTGCAATCTTGTAAACTATTTTGGGAAAATGGTTCTTGGGGGTTCTGGTGTTGGTCAGATCACTGTGTATCCTATCCTTATGAGGAAG GGTGCAACAGCTGTGGCTCTCTATGGTCTTGGGAACATCAGAGATGAGAGACTCAATAGAATGTTTCAG ACACCACATGCTGTACAATGGATGAGACCTGAATCTCAAGAAGGGTTGCAAGTGTCAGACTGGTTCAACATTCTGGTGCTTCATCAGAACAG AGTGAagacaaacccaaaaaatgccATAAATGAGCACTTTTTACCACGTTTTCTGGACTTTGTGGTGTGGGGGCACGAACATGAATGCCTTGTGGACCCTCAG GAAGTTCCAGGGATGGGATTTCACATTACACAACCTGGTTCTTCAGTTGCAACATCTCTGATTGATGGAGAATCAAAGCCAAAGCATGTGCTACTTTTAGAAATTAAG GGGAATCAATATCGTCCAACCAAGATTCCTTTGACGTCAGTGAGGCCTTTTGAGTACACAGAG ATTGTGTTGAAGGACGAACCTGAAATTGATCCCAATGATCAAAATTCAATTCTTGAACACTTAGACAAAGTG GTCCACTCTCTGATAGAGAAATGTAGAAAAAATGTTGTTAGCCAATCACGGCTCCAACTTCCATTAGTCCGCATAAAG GTAGACTATTCTGGGTTTATGACAATAAATCCTCAAAGATTTGGACAGAAGTATGTGGGGAAG GTTGCAAACCCACAAGACATTCTTATATTTTCAAAGGCTTCAACAAAGGGCCGGAGCGAAG CTAAAATTGATGATTCTGAACGGCTTCGCCCTGAAGAATTAAATCAGCAAAACATAGAGGCTTTAGTTGCCGAACACAATCTG AAAATGGAGATCCTTCCTGTCAATGATTTGGATGTTGCATTACATAATTTTGTTAGTAAGGATGACAAGATGGCTTTCTATTCTTGCTTGAAATACAATCTTGAAGAAACTCGA AACAAAATTTCTAAGGATCCAGACACTGTGACATTTAAAGAGCAAGATTTGGTCCTTAAAGTGGGAGAGTGCTTGCAG GAACGTGTCAAGGAAAGGTCTACACACTCTAAGAATAATTCTCCATTCACCTCAACTGCTCCATCTTGGGAG GATTTCAGAAGTACAAGTGCTGCAGGAACTGCAAGTGCAGTTTCCTTCAGTGATGATGAAGATACAACACAGATGACGGGCTTAAAATCCACTTCTAGAGGCCGCAAGGGCCCATCCAAGCCGTCTTCTTCAGAAGTTGGCAAAGGTAAAACTTCTACAAGAGGAAGGGGAAGGGGAAGGGGTAGGGGTAGGGGCTCCAGTAACTTGAAGCAGACGACTCTCGATGCATCTCTTGGATTCCGGCAGTCTCAGAG ATCTGCATCAGTTGCTGCAACTGCTGCTGTCCGAAGTATTGCTGATGATGGGGATGATGTGGATTCTCCTTCAAGTGAAGAGTCAgggaaatttggaaatgatGAGGTGGATAACAGTTCG GAAAATGATGAAAGTCTTCAGAGTAGAGGACGGAAAAGGGCTGCTCCAAGGGGGAGAGGTAGAGGCTCTACACAACCCTCTAAGCGTGGAAAGAAATCCGATAACTCTGCAATTAACCGAATGTTTATGAacaaagatgatgaagatgacgATGATGAGGATCTGACGAAGAGAATTAATAAACCTCTGCCTCGG GTCACAAGAAACTATGGCAATCTAAGAAGGTAA
- the LOC117623994 gene encoding double-strand break repair protein MRE11 isoform X2 — MSDLSREDFSNTLRILVATDCHLGYMEKDEIRRHDSFQAFDEICSIAEQKNVDFVLLGGDLFHENKPSRSTLVKAIEILRRHCMSDQPVQFQVVSDQTVNFANTFGHVNYEDPHFNVGLPVFSIHGNHDDPAGVDNLSAVDILSACNLVNYFGKMVLGGSGVGQITVYPILMRKGATAVALYGLGNIRDERLNRMFQTPHAVQWMRPESQEGLQVSDWFNILVLHQNRVKTNPKNAINEHFLPRFLDFVVWGHEHECLVDPQEVPGMGFHITQPGSSVATSLIDGESKPKHVLLLEIKGNQYRPTKIPLTSVRPFEYTEIVLKDEPEIDPNDQNSILEHLDKVVHSLIEKCRKNVVSQSRLQLPLVRIKVDYSGFMTINPQRFGQKYVGKVANPQDILIFSKASTKGRSEAKIDDSERLRPEELNQQNIEALVAEHNLKMEILPVNDLDVALHNFVSKDDKMAFYSCLKYNLEETRNKISKDPDTVTFKEQDLVLKVGECLQERVKERSTHSKNNSPFTSTAPSWEDFRSTSAAGTASAVSFSDDEDTTQMTGLKSTSRGRKGPSKPSSSEVGKGKTSTRGRGRGRGRGRGSSNLKQTTLDASLGFRQSQRSASVAATAAVRSIADDGDDVDSPSSEESGKFGNDEVDNSSENDESLQSRGRKRAAPRGRGRGSTQPSKRGKKSDNSAINRMFMNKDDEDDDDEDLTKRINKPLPRVVTRNYGNLRR; from the exons ATGAGTGACTTATCAAG GGAGGATTTTAGTAATACACTTCGAATACTTGTTGCTACGGATTGTCATCTGGGCTATATGGAGAAGGATGAAATACGGCGGCATGATTCTTTCCAGGCATTTGATGAGATATGCTCAATAGCAGAACAAAAGAAT GTGGATTTTGTGCTTCTCGGTGGTGATTTGTTCCATGAGAATAAGCCCTCAAGGTCAACTCTAGTTAAGGCCATTGAGATTCTTCGCCGTCATTGCATGAGTGATCAGCCAGTGCAGTTCCAAGTTGTTAGCGACCAGACTGTGAATTTTGCAAATAC ATTTGGCCATGTAAATTATGAAGATCCTCACTTCAATGTTGGCTTGCCAGTGTTTAGTATTCATGGAAATCATGACGATCCTGCTGGAGTG GATAATCTCTCCGCTGTTGATATTCTCTCAGCTTGCAATCTTGTAAACTATTTTGGGAAAATGGTTCTTGGGGGTTCTGGTGTTGGTCAGATCACTGTGTATCCTATCCTTATGAGGAAG GGTGCAACAGCTGTGGCTCTCTATGGTCTTGGGAACATCAGAGATGAGAGACTCAATAGAATGTTTCAG ACACCACATGCTGTACAATGGATGAGACCTGAATCTCAAGAAGGGTTGCAAGTGTCAGACTGGTTCAACATTCTGGTGCTTCATCAGAACAG AGTGAagacaaacccaaaaaatgccATAAATGAGCACTTTTTACCACGTTTTCTGGACTTTGTGGTGTGGGGGCACGAACATGAATGCCTTGTGGACCCTCAG GAAGTTCCAGGGATGGGATTTCACATTACACAACCTGGTTCTTCAGTTGCAACATCTCTGATTGATGGAGAATCAAAGCCAAAGCATGTGCTACTTTTAGAAATTAAG GGGAATCAATATCGTCCAACCAAGATTCCTTTGACGTCAGTGAGGCCTTTTGAGTACACAGAG ATTGTGTTGAAGGACGAACCTGAAATTGATCCCAATGATCAAAATTCAATTCTTGAACACTTAGACAAAGTG GTCCACTCTCTGATAGAGAAATGTAGAAAAAATGTTGTTAGCCAATCACGGCTCCAACTTCCATTAGTCCGCATAAAG GTAGACTATTCTGGGTTTATGACAATAAATCCTCAAAGATTTGGACAGAAGTATGTGGGGAAG GTTGCAAACCCACAAGACATTCTTATATTTTCAAAGGCTTCAACAAAGGGCCGGAGCGAAG CTAAAATTGATGATTCTGAACGGCTTCGCCCTGAAGAATTAAATCAGCAAAACATAGAGGCTTTAGTTGCCGAACACAATCTG AAAATGGAGATCCTTCCTGTCAATGATTTGGATGTTGCATTACATAATTTTGTTAGTAAGGATGACAAGATGGCTTTCTATTCTTGCTTGAAATACAATCTTGAAGAAACTCGA AACAAAATTTCTAAGGATCCAGACACTGTGACATTTAAAGAGCAAGATTTGGTCCTTAAAGTGGGAGAGTGCTTGCAG GAACGTGTCAAGGAAAGGTCTACACACTCTAAGAATAATTCTCCATTCACCTCAACTGCTCCATCTTGGGAG GATTTCAGAAGTACAAGTGCTGCAGGAACTGCAAGTGCAGTTTCCTTCAGTGATGATGAAGATACAACACAGATGACGGGCTTAAAATCCACTTCTAGAGGCCGCAAGGGCCCATCCAAGCCGTCTTCTTCAGAAGTTGGCAAAGGTAAAACTTCTACAAGAGGAAGGGGAAGGGGAAGGGGTAGGGGTAGGGGCTCCAGTAACTTGAAGCAGACGACTCTCGATGCATCTCTTGGATTCCGGCAGTCTCAGAG ATCTGCATCAGTTGCTGCAACTGCTGCTGTCCGAAGTATTGCTGATGATGGGGATGATGTGGATTCTCCTTCAAGTGAAGAGTCAgggaaatttggaaatgatGAGGTGGATAACAGTTCG GAAAATGATGAAAGTCTTCAGAGTAGAGGACGGAAAAGGGCTGCTCCAAGGGGGAGAGGTAGAGGCTCTACACAACCCTCTAAGCGTGGAAAGAAATCCGATAACTCTGCAATTAACCGAATGTTTATGAacaaagatgatgaagatgacgATGATGAGGATCTGACGAAGAGAATTAATAAACCTCTGCCTCGGgtt GTCACAAGAAACTATGGCAATCTAAGAAGGTAA
- the LOC117623994 gene encoding double-strand break repair protein MRE11 isoform X7, with protein MSDLSREDFSNTLRILVATDCHLGYMEKDEIRRHDSFQAFDEICSIAEQKNVDFVLLGGDLFHENKPSRSTLVKAIEILRRHCMSDQPVQFQVVSDQTVNFANTFGHVNYEDPHFNVGLPVFSIHGNHDDPAGVDNLSAVDILSACNLVNYFGKMVLGGSGVGQITVYPILMRKGATAVALYGLGNIRDERLNRMFQTPHAVQWMRPESQEGLQVSDWFNILVLHQNRVKTNPKNAINEHFLPRFLDFVVWGHEHECLVDPQEVPGMGFHITQPGSSVATSLIDGESKPKHVLLLEIKGNQYRPTKIPLTSVRPFEYTEIVLKDEPEIDPNDQNSILEHLDKVVHSLIEKCRKNVVSQSRLQLPLVRIKVDYSGFMTINPQRFGQKYVGKVANPQDILIFSKASTKGRSEAKIDDSERLRPEELNQQNIEALVAEHNLERVKERSTHSKNNSPFTSTAPSWEDFRSTSAAGTASAVSFSDDEDTTQMTGLKSTSRGRKGPSKPSSSEVGKGKTSTRGRGRGRGRGRGSSNLKQTTLDASLGFRQSQRSASVAATAAVRSIADDGDDVDSPSSEESGKFGNDEVDNSSENDESLQSRGRKRAAPRGRGRGSTQPSKRGKKSDNSAINRMFMNKDDEDDDDEDLTKRINKPLPRVVLSLFYLFTCILKNQCEIYYCQFE; from the exons ATGAGTGACTTATCAAG GGAGGATTTTAGTAATACACTTCGAATACTTGTTGCTACGGATTGTCATCTGGGCTATATGGAGAAGGATGAAATACGGCGGCATGATTCTTTCCAGGCATTTGATGAGATATGCTCAATAGCAGAACAAAAGAAT GTGGATTTTGTGCTTCTCGGTGGTGATTTGTTCCATGAGAATAAGCCCTCAAGGTCAACTCTAGTTAAGGCCATTGAGATTCTTCGCCGTCATTGCATGAGTGATCAGCCAGTGCAGTTCCAAGTTGTTAGCGACCAGACTGTGAATTTTGCAAATAC ATTTGGCCATGTAAATTATGAAGATCCTCACTTCAATGTTGGCTTGCCAGTGTTTAGTATTCATGGAAATCATGACGATCCTGCTGGAGTG GATAATCTCTCCGCTGTTGATATTCTCTCAGCTTGCAATCTTGTAAACTATTTTGGGAAAATGGTTCTTGGGGGTTCTGGTGTTGGTCAGATCACTGTGTATCCTATCCTTATGAGGAAG GGTGCAACAGCTGTGGCTCTCTATGGTCTTGGGAACATCAGAGATGAGAGACTCAATAGAATGTTTCAG ACACCACATGCTGTACAATGGATGAGACCTGAATCTCAAGAAGGGTTGCAAGTGTCAGACTGGTTCAACATTCTGGTGCTTCATCAGAACAG AGTGAagacaaacccaaaaaatgccATAAATGAGCACTTTTTACCACGTTTTCTGGACTTTGTGGTGTGGGGGCACGAACATGAATGCCTTGTGGACCCTCAG GAAGTTCCAGGGATGGGATTTCACATTACACAACCTGGTTCTTCAGTTGCAACATCTCTGATTGATGGAGAATCAAAGCCAAAGCATGTGCTACTTTTAGAAATTAAG GGGAATCAATATCGTCCAACCAAGATTCCTTTGACGTCAGTGAGGCCTTTTGAGTACACAGAG ATTGTGTTGAAGGACGAACCTGAAATTGATCCCAATGATCAAAATTCAATTCTTGAACACTTAGACAAAGTG GTCCACTCTCTGATAGAGAAATGTAGAAAAAATGTTGTTAGCCAATCACGGCTCCAACTTCCATTAGTCCGCATAAAG GTAGACTATTCTGGGTTTATGACAATAAATCCTCAAAGATTTGGACAGAAGTATGTGGGGAAG GTTGCAAACCCACAAGACATTCTTATATTTTCAAAGGCTTCAACAAAGGGCCGGAGCGAAG CTAAAATTGATGATTCTGAACGGCTTCGCCCTGAAGAATTAAATCAGCAAAACATAGAGGCTTTAGTTGCCGAACACAATCTG GAACGTGTCAAGGAAAGGTCTACACACTCTAAGAATAATTCTCCATTCACCTCAACTGCTCCATCTTGGGAG GATTTCAGAAGTACAAGTGCTGCAGGAACTGCAAGTGCAGTTTCCTTCAGTGATGATGAAGATACAACACAGATGACGGGCTTAAAATCCACTTCTAGAGGCCGCAAGGGCCCATCCAAGCCGTCTTCTTCAGAAGTTGGCAAAGGTAAAACTTCTACAAGAGGAAGGGGAAGGGGAAGGGGTAGGGGTAGGGGCTCCAGTAACTTGAAGCAGACGACTCTCGATGCATCTCTTGGATTCCGGCAGTCTCAGAG ATCTGCATCAGTTGCTGCAACTGCTGCTGTCCGAAGTATTGCTGATGATGGGGATGATGTGGATTCTCCTTCAAGTGAAGAGTCAgggaaatttggaaatgatGAGGTGGATAACAGTTCG GAAAATGATGAAAGTCTTCAGAGTAGAGGACGGAAAAGGGCTGCTCCAAGGGGGAGAGGTAGAGGCTCTACACAACCCTCTAAGCGTGGAAAGAAATCCGATAACTCTGCAATTAACCGAATGTTTATGAacaaagatgatgaagatgacgATGATGAGGATCTGACGAAGAGAATTAATAAACCTCTGCCTCGGgttgttctttctttgttcTATTTATTTACCTGTATTCTTAAAAATCAATGTGAAATATACTACTGCCAGTTTGAGTAG
- the LOC117623994 gene encoding double-strand break repair protein MRE11 isoform X6, with the protein MSDLSREDFSNTLRILVATDCHLGYMEKDEIRRHDSFQAFDEICSIAEQKNVDFVLLGGDLFHENKPSRSTLVKAIEILRRHCMSDQPVQFQVVSDQTVNFANTFGHVNYEDPHFNVGLPVFSIHGNHDDPAGVDNLSAVDILSACNLVNYFGKMVLGGSGVGQITVYPILMRKGATAVALYGLGNIRDERLNRMFQTPHAVQWMRPESQEGLQVSDWFNILVLHQNRVKTNPKNAINEHFLPRFLDFVVWGHEHECLVDPQEVPGMGFHITQPGSSVATSLIDGESKPKHVLLLEIKGNQYRPTKIPLTSVRPFEYTEIVLKDEPEIDPNDQNSILEHLDKVVHSLIEKCRKNVVSQSRLQLPLVRIKVDYSGFMTINPQRFGQKYVGKVANPQDILIFSKASTKGRSEAKIDDSERLRPEELNQQNIEALVAEHNLNKISKDPDTVTFKEQDLVLKVGECLQERVKERSTHSKNNSPFTSTAPSWEDFRSTSAAGTASAVSFSDDEDTTQMTGLKSTSRGRKGPSKPSSSEVGKGKTSTRGRGRGRGRGRGSSNLKQTTLDASLGFRQSQRSASVAATAAVRSIADDGDDVDSPSSEESGKFGNDEVDNSSENDESLQSRGRKRAAPRGRGRGSTQPSKRGKKSDNSAINRMFMNKDDEDDDDEDLTKRINKPLPRVVLSLFYLFTCILKNQCEIYYCQFE; encoded by the exons ATGAGTGACTTATCAAG GGAGGATTTTAGTAATACACTTCGAATACTTGTTGCTACGGATTGTCATCTGGGCTATATGGAGAAGGATGAAATACGGCGGCATGATTCTTTCCAGGCATTTGATGAGATATGCTCAATAGCAGAACAAAAGAAT GTGGATTTTGTGCTTCTCGGTGGTGATTTGTTCCATGAGAATAAGCCCTCAAGGTCAACTCTAGTTAAGGCCATTGAGATTCTTCGCCGTCATTGCATGAGTGATCAGCCAGTGCAGTTCCAAGTTGTTAGCGACCAGACTGTGAATTTTGCAAATAC ATTTGGCCATGTAAATTATGAAGATCCTCACTTCAATGTTGGCTTGCCAGTGTTTAGTATTCATGGAAATCATGACGATCCTGCTGGAGTG GATAATCTCTCCGCTGTTGATATTCTCTCAGCTTGCAATCTTGTAAACTATTTTGGGAAAATGGTTCTTGGGGGTTCTGGTGTTGGTCAGATCACTGTGTATCCTATCCTTATGAGGAAG GGTGCAACAGCTGTGGCTCTCTATGGTCTTGGGAACATCAGAGATGAGAGACTCAATAGAATGTTTCAG ACACCACATGCTGTACAATGGATGAGACCTGAATCTCAAGAAGGGTTGCAAGTGTCAGACTGGTTCAACATTCTGGTGCTTCATCAGAACAG AGTGAagacaaacccaaaaaatgccATAAATGAGCACTTTTTACCACGTTTTCTGGACTTTGTGGTGTGGGGGCACGAACATGAATGCCTTGTGGACCCTCAG GAAGTTCCAGGGATGGGATTTCACATTACACAACCTGGTTCTTCAGTTGCAACATCTCTGATTGATGGAGAATCAAAGCCAAAGCATGTGCTACTTTTAGAAATTAAG GGGAATCAATATCGTCCAACCAAGATTCCTTTGACGTCAGTGAGGCCTTTTGAGTACACAGAG ATTGTGTTGAAGGACGAACCTGAAATTGATCCCAATGATCAAAATTCAATTCTTGAACACTTAGACAAAGTG GTCCACTCTCTGATAGAGAAATGTAGAAAAAATGTTGTTAGCCAATCACGGCTCCAACTTCCATTAGTCCGCATAAAG GTAGACTATTCTGGGTTTATGACAATAAATCCTCAAAGATTTGGACAGAAGTATGTGGGGAAG GTTGCAAACCCACAAGACATTCTTATATTTTCAAAGGCTTCAACAAAGGGCCGGAGCGAAG CTAAAATTGATGATTCTGAACGGCTTCGCCCTGAAGAATTAAATCAGCAAAACATAGAGGCTTTAGTTGCCGAACACAATCTG AACAAAATTTCTAAGGATCCAGACACTGTGACATTTAAAGAGCAAGATTTGGTCCTTAAAGTGGGAGAGTGCTTGCAG GAACGTGTCAAGGAAAGGTCTACACACTCTAAGAATAATTCTCCATTCACCTCAACTGCTCCATCTTGGGAG GATTTCAGAAGTACAAGTGCTGCAGGAACTGCAAGTGCAGTTTCCTTCAGTGATGATGAAGATACAACACAGATGACGGGCTTAAAATCCACTTCTAGAGGCCGCAAGGGCCCATCCAAGCCGTCTTCTTCAGAAGTTGGCAAAGGTAAAACTTCTACAAGAGGAAGGGGAAGGGGAAGGGGTAGGGGTAGGGGCTCCAGTAACTTGAAGCAGACGACTCTCGATGCATCTCTTGGATTCCGGCAGTCTCAGAG ATCTGCATCAGTTGCTGCAACTGCTGCTGTCCGAAGTATTGCTGATGATGGGGATGATGTGGATTCTCCTTCAAGTGAAGAGTCAgggaaatttggaaatgatGAGGTGGATAACAGTTCG GAAAATGATGAAAGTCTTCAGAGTAGAGGACGGAAAAGGGCTGCTCCAAGGGGGAGAGGTAGAGGCTCTACACAACCCTCTAAGCGTGGAAAGAAATCCGATAACTCTGCAATTAACCGAATGTTTATGAacaaagatgatgaagatgacgATGATGAGGATCTGACGAAGAGAATTAATAAACCTCTGCCTCGGgttgttctttctttgttcTATTTATTTACCTGTATTCTTAAAAATCAATGTGAAATATACTACTGCCAGTTTGAGTAG
- the LOC117623994 gene encoding double-strand break repair protein MRE11 isoform X5, translating to MSDLSREDFSNTLRILVATDCHLGYMEKDEIRRHDSFQAFDEICSIAEQKNVDFVLLGGDLFHENKPSRSTLVKAIEILRRHCMSDQPVQFQVVSDQTVNFANTFGHVNYEDPHFNVGLPVFSIHGNHDDPAGVDNLSAVDILSACNLVNYFGKMVLGGSGVGQITVYPILMRKGATAVALYGLGNIRDERLNRMFQTPHAVQWMRPESQEGLQVSDWFNILVLHQNRVKTNPKNAINEHFLPRFLDFVVWGHEHECLVDPQEVPGMGFHITQPGSSVATSLIDGESKPKHVLLLEIKGNQYRPTKIPLTSVRPFEYTEIVLKDEPEIDPNDQNSILEHLDKVVHSLIEKCRKNVVSQSRLQLPLVRIKVDYSGFMTINPQRFGQKYVGKVANPQDILIFSKASTKGRSEAKIDDSERLRPEELNQQNIEALVAEHNLKMEILPVNDLDVALHNFVSKDDKMAFYSCLKYNLEETRERVKERSTHSKNNSPFTSTAPSWEDFRSTSAAGTASAVSFSDDEDTTQMTGLKSTSRGRKGPSKPSSSEVGKGKTSTRGRGRGRGRGRGSSNLKQTTLDASLGFRQSQRSASVAATAAVRSIADDGDDVDSPSSEESGKFGNDEVDNSSENDESLQSRGRKRAAPRGRGRGSTQPSKRGKKSDNSAINRMFMNKDDEDDDDEDLTKRINKPLPRVVLSLFYLFTCILKNQCEIYYCQFE from the exons ATGAGTGACTTATCAAG GGAGGATTTTAGTAATACACTTCGAATACTTGTTGCTACGGATTGTCATCTGGGCTATATGGAGAAGGATGAAATACGGCGGCATGATTCTTTCCAGGCATTTGATGAGATATGCTCAATAGCAGAACAAAAGAAT GTGGATTTTGTGCTTCTCGGTGGTGATTTGTTCCATGAGAATAAGCCCTCAAGGTCAACTCTAGTTAAGGCCATTGAGATTCTTCGCCGTCATTGCATGAGTGATCAGCCAGTGCAGTTCCAAGTTGTTAGCGACCAGACTGTGAATTTTGCAAATAC ATTTGGCCATGTAAATTATGAAGATCCTCACTTCAATGTTGGCTTGCCAGTGTTTAGTATTCATGGAAATCATGACGATCCTGCTGGAGTG GATAATCTCTCCGCTGTTGATATTCTCTCAGCTTGCAATCTTGTAAACTATTTTGGGAAAATGGTTCTTGGGGGTTCTGGTGTTGGTCAGATCACTGTGTATCCTATCCTTATGAGGAAG GGTGCAACAGCTGTGGCTCTCTATGGTCTTGGGAACATCAGAGATGAGAGACTCAATAGAATGTTTCAG ACACCACATGCTGTACAATGGATGAGACCTGAATCTCAAGAAGGGTTGCAAGTGTCAGACTGGTTCAACATTCTGGTGCTTCATCAGAACAG AGTGAagacaaacccaaaaaatgccATAAATGAGCACTTTTTACCACGTTTTCTGGACTTTGTGGTGTGGGGGCACGAACATGAATGCCTTGTGGACCCTCAG GAAGTTCCAGGGATGGGATTTCACATTACACAACCTGGTTCTTCAGTTGCAACATCTCTGATTGATGGAGAATCAAAGCCAAAGCATGTGCTACTTTTAGAAATTAAG GGGAATCAATATCGTCCAACCAAGATTCCTTTGACGTCAGTGAGGCCTTTTGAGTACACAGAG ATTGTGTTGAAGGACGAACCTGAAATTGATCCCAATGATCAAAATTCAATTCTTGAACACTTAGACAAAGTG GTCCACTCTCTGATAGAGAAATGTAGAAAAAATGTTGTTAGCCAATCACGGCTCCAACTTCCATTAGTCCGCATAAAG GTAGACTATTCTGGGTTTATGACAATAAATCCTCAAAGATTTGGACAGAAGTATGTGGGGAAG GTTGCAAACCCACAAGACATTCTTATATTTTCAAAGGCTTCAACAAAGGGCCGGAGCGAAG CTAAAATTGATGATTCTGAACGGCTTCGCCCTGAAGAATTAAATCAGCAAAACATAGAGGCTTTAGTTGCCGAACACAATCTG AAAATGGAGATCCTTCCTGTCAATGATTTGGATGTTGCATTACATAATTTTGTTAGTAAGGATGACAAGATGGCTTTCTATTCTTGCTTGAAATACAATCTTGAAGAAACTCGA GAACGTGTCAAGGAAAGGTCTACACACTCTAAGAATAATTCTCCATTCACCTCAACTGCTCCATCTTGGGAG GATTTCAGAAGTACAAGTGCTGCAGGAACTGCAAGTGCAGTTTCCTTCAGTGATGATGAAGATACAACACAGATGACGGGCTTAAAATCCACTTCTAGAGGCCGCAAGGGCCCATCCAAGCCGTCTTCTTCAGAAGTTGGCAAAGGTAAAACTTCTACAAGAGGAAGGGGAAGGGGAAGGGGTAGGGGTAGGGGCTCCAGTAACTTGAAGCAGACGACTCTCGATGCATCTCTTGGATTCCGGCAGTCTCAGAG ATCTGCATCAGTTGCTGCAACTGCTGCTGTCCGAAGTATTGCTGATGATGGGGATGATGTGGATTCTCCTTCAAGTGAAGAGTCAgggaaatttggaaatgatGAGGTGGATAACAGTTCG GAAAATGATGAAAGTCTTCAGAGTAGAGGACGGAAAAGGGCTGCTCCAAGGGGGAGAGGTAGAGGCTCTACACAACCCTCTAAGCGTGGAAAGAAATCCGATAACTCTGCAATTAACCGAATGTTTATGAacaaagatgatgaagatgacgATGATGAGGATCTGACGAAGAGAATTAATAAACCTCTGCCTCGGgttgttctttctttgttcTATTTATTTACCTGTATTCTTAAAAATCAATGTGAAATATACTACTGCCAGTTTGAGTAG